Proteins from one Oncorhynchus masou masou isolate Uvic2021 chromosome 12, UVic_Omas_1.1, whole genome shotgun sequence genomic window:
- the ripply3 gene encoding protein ripply3 yields MLPLGLDTQLPSLTMKAKPMSCMRRYAETEEPLQSYPVIWRPWIPCHRETGLLDKFGQGNVSSRTRQMNKGAHGFQHPARLFMPKSRTEEYLSHLGKKVLDSFPVQATLHFYNDDSSSEEDNDEDMEEELEVNSLSLDHRSHPLRENS; encoded by the exons ATGCTCCCTCTTGGTCTGGATACGCAGCTGCCGTCGCTCACTATGAAAGCCAAACCAATGAGTTGCATGAGACGATACGCGGAGACTGAAGAGCCACTTCAAAG TTATCCAGTAATATGGAGACCATGGATTCcctgtcacagagaaactggacTTCTAGATAAA TTTGGCCAAGGGAATGTGTCATCAAGAACCAGACAGATGAACAAAGGTGCCCATGGATTCCAGCACCCTGCCAG GCTCTTCATGCCAAAGTCCAGGACTGAGGAATATCTGTCTCATTTGGGGAAGAAGGTCTTGGACAGTTTCCCTGTCCAAGCCACTCTCCACTTCTACAACGATGACTCCAGCTCTGAGGAAGACAATGATGAAGATATGGAGGAAGAGCTGGAGGTTAATTCACTCAGTTTGGATCACAGGTCCCATCCCCTCAGAGAGAATTCATAG